The following are encoded in a window of Salinibacter ruber DSM 13855 genomic DNA:
- the aroQ gene encoding type II 3-dehydroquinate dehydratase — MPLLVLNGPNLNLLGVREPETYGTTTLADIEADLTAAFLKVTLRFAQENSEGALIDHLHAAHEDGVDGVVFNPGGYTHTSVALRDAVAAIDPPVVEVHLSNVHAREDFRRTSRIAPACVGQMSGFGAAGYRLAVEYFVNRDT, encoded by the coding sequence GTGCCCCTCCTTGTCCTCAACGGCCCCAACCTGAACCTGCTCGGTGTCCGCGAGCCGGAGACCTACGGCACCACGACGCTCGCCGACATTGAGGCGGATCTCACCGCGGCGTTTCTCAAGGTCACGCTTCGGTTCGCGCAGGAGAACAGCGAAGGCGCGCTCATCGATCACCTGCACGCCGCGCACGAGGATGGCGTCGACGGCGTCGTCTTCAATCCAGGCGGGTACACGCACACGTCCGTCGCCCTGCGGGACGCCGTGGCCGCCATCGATCCGCCCGTGGTGGAGGTGCACCTGTCCAACGTCCACGCCCGCGAGGACTTCCGGCGCACGTCGCGGATCGCCCCGGCCTGCGTGGGGCAGATGAGCGGGTTCGGGGCGGCGGGGTATCGGCTGGCGGTGGAGTACTTCGTGAACCGTGACACGTGA
- the murJ gene encoding murein biosynthesis integral membrane protein MurJ, with translation MGDEAETVSAEAESASDAEGESAAGSVAGGIFLSRMFGLLRERAVAYFFGVGAHADVLQVAFKSPNLLQNLLGEGTISAAFIPIYSRLLDEDRPAAAGRFAGAIFGVLLAAAGGVALLGVVFAEPIVTVLAPGFLDDAAQVAAGDLPFNRFDLAVRAVRLIFPMAGVLVLSAWALGVLNSHRQFFVPYVAPTLWNAAIIATLFGGGYVLAGTPGAPDALSSDALTQLLLVACVGAFGGGLFQFGVQLPFVVREMEGFSLSLSTRVEGVREALSAFGPVVASRGVAQLSAYLDLFLASWLAVGALSALRYAQLLYMLPISLFGMSVAASELPELSRLTQEKVAAFSARLRRSLRQIAFLTVPTVVGYLAFGVLLVGALFRTGQFQAASTWLVAIVLGGYSLGILATTFSRLLQNAFYAIGDTTTPAWIAVLRVTVSTLVAVPAMFWLDTIALERVVGPLSGDALFLGALGLSLGATVGAWVEVAALRHWLRGPLPDARIPWGPVGRMVGLALVSLGPGAAAWGLLPSWHVLLVAPLVVAAYAAAYLGAAWGLGVGEIEAWTRRFFG, from the coding sequence ATGGGTGACGAAGCGGAGACCGTATCGGCGGAGGCAGAGTCCGCGTCGGACGCGGAGGGGGAGAGTGCGGCGGGATCGGTGGCGGGCGGCATTTTCCTGAGCCGGATGTTTGGGCTGCTGCGGGAGCGGGCGGTGGCCTACTTCTTTGGGGTGGGGGCGCACGCGGACGTGCTGCAGGTGGCCTTCAAGTCGCCCAACCTGCTGCAGAACCTGCTGGGAGAGGGCACGATCTCGGCCGCGTTCATCCCCATCTACAGCCGCCTGCTCGACGAAGACCGGCCCGCGGCGGCGGGGCGCTTTGCGGGGGCCATCTTTGGGGTGCTGCTGGCCGCGGCGGGCGGCGTGGCGCTACTCGGGGTCGTCTTTGCGGAGCCGATCGTGACGGTGCTGGCGCCGGGCTTCCTGGACGATGCAGCCCAGGTAGCGGCGGGGGACCTTCCGTTCAACCGATTTGACCTGGCGGTGCGGGCCGTGCGCCTCATCTTTCCGATGGCCGGGGTGCTCGTGCTCTCGGCGTGGGCGTTAGGCGTGCTCAACAGCCACCGCCAGTTCTTTGTCCCTTACGTGGCGCCGACGCTGTGGAACGCGGCCATCATCGCAACCCTCTTCGGCGGCGGGTACGTGCTGGCCGGCACGCCCGGCGCGCCGGACGCCCTGTCGAGCGACGCCCTTACACAGCTGCTTCTGGTTGCCTGCGTGGGGGCCTTCGGCGGCGGGTTGTTTCAGTTTGGGGTGCAGCTGCCGTTCGTGGTGCGGGAGATGGAGGGCTTCTCGTTGTCGCTGTCGACGCGCGTGGAGGGGGTGCGCGAGGCGCTCAGCGCGTTCGGGCCGGTGGTGGCGAGCCGGGGCGTGGCGCAGCTGTCGGCGTACCTCGATCTGTTTCTGGCGTCGTGGCTGGCGGTGGGGGCCCTCAGCGCGCTCCGCTACGCCCAGCTGCTCTACATGCTGCCCATCAGTCTTTTTGGCATGTCGGTGGCCGCTTCGGAGCTGCCGGAGCTGTCGCGCCTGACGCAAGAGAAGGTGGCGGCGTTCTCGGCACGCCTGCGCCGCTCGCTGCGGCAGATTGCGTTCCTCACGGTGCCGACGGTGGTGGGCTACCTTGCCTTCGGCGTGCTGCTGGTGGGGGCGCTCTTCCGGACCGGCCAGTTCCAGGCGGCGAGCACGTGGCTCGTCGCGATCGTGCTCGGCGGGTATAGCCTCGGCATCCTGGCGACGACCTTCTCGCGCCTCCTCCAGAACGCGTTTTACGCGATCGGCGACACCACGACGCCGGCCTGGATTGCCGTCCTGCGCGTCACGGTCTCGACGCTCGTGGCCGTGCCCGCGATGTTCTGGCTCGACACGATTGCGCTCGAACGGGTTGTGGGCCCGCTGTCGGGCGACGCGCTTTTCCTCGGCGCGCTCGGGCTCAGCCTGGGGGCCACGGTCGGGGCGTGGGTGGAGGTCGCGGCGCTGCGGCACTGGCTTCGGGGGCCGCTCCCCGACGCGCGCATTCCGTGGGGCCCCGTCGGGCGCATGGTGGGCCTCGCGCTCGTGTCGCTCGGGCCGGGGGCGGCCGCGTGGGGCCTCCTCCCGAGCTGGCATGTGCTCCTCGTGGCGCCGCTCGTCGTGGCGGCGTACGCGGCCGCCTACCTCGGGGCGGCCTGGGGGCTCGGCGTCGGCGAGATCGAGGCGTGGACGCGGCGGTTCTTTGGGTAG
- a CDS encoding metal-dependent hydrolase — protein MAGYKGHIAGATVFGGAYLAALGYAFSVDAAYRQFTALEQVGYPLALLALALLFGLWPDVDTDSKGQEIFYSIFFAVDLFLVVTEQFRAAAYLGLVAVLLVLSTHRGWTHTWWAMVLVPSPLLILPYLHVPGRPLVGLPFYGAAVVGYLSHLVVDRLW, from the coding sequence ATGGCGGGCTACAAGGGTCACATTGCGGGCGCGACGGTCTTTGGGGGCGCGTACCTGGCGGCCCTCGGGTACGCGTTCTCCGTCGACGCGGCCTACCGGCAGTTTACGGCGCTGGAGCAGGTGGGCTACCCGCTCGCGCTCCTGGCGCTGGCGCTCCTGTTTGGCCTCTGGCCGGACGTGGACACCGATTCGAAGGGGCAGGAGATCTTCTACTCGATTTTCTTTGCCGTAGACCTGTTCCTGGTGGTGACGGAGCAGTTCCGGGCCGCGGCCTACCTGGGCCTCGTGGCGGTGCTGCTGGTGCTGAGCACGCACCGGGGCTGGACGCACACCTGGTGGGCGATGGTGCTGGTGCCGTCGCCGTTGCTCATCCTCCCGTACCTCCACGTGCCGGGGCGGCCGCTCGTGGGGCTCCCGTTCTACGGGGCGGCGGTGGTGGGGTATTTGAGCCACCTCGTCGTGGATCGGCTGTGGTAG
- a CDS encoding MBL fold metallo-hydrolase: MSTDVPPADRHARTPPVTATLLGTGTSTGVPVIGCDCEVCTSADPRDTRTRCACYVEVGDMGLLIDTGPDFRAQALREDIDRIDAVCYTHHHFDHVVGLDDLRPYFRDNRRVMPCYAHAETAAVLRRNYDYVFGGDPYPGAANVELEVVDGPFRVPSRTAADTAVPVDPILLMHGDVPVYGYRLGRFAYLTDASAIPEASYEQLQGIDTLVLDGLRPRPHPTHFSFDEAVAAARRIGARETYLVHMTHDVRHAEAEAALPDDVHLAHDGLTLEVPAYDSAGQDER, from the coding sequence GTGTCCACAGACGTCCCGCCGGCCGACCGCCACGCCCGTACGCCCCCGGTCACCGCCACCTTGTTGGGGACGGGGACCTCCACCGGGGTGCCCGTCATCGGGTGCGACTGCGAGGTGTGCACCTCCGCTGATCCGCGTGACACGCGCACCCGCTGTGCCTGCTACGTGGAGGTGGGCGACATGGGCCTCCTCATCGATACAGGCCCGGACTTTCGGGCGCAGGCCCTCCGCGAAGACATCGACCGCATCGACGCGGTCTGCTACACCCACCACCACTTCGACCACGTCGTGGGGCTCGACGACCTGCGGCCCTACTTCCGGGACAACCGGCGCGTGATGCCGTGCTACGCCCACGCCGAGACCGCCGCGGTGCTCCGGCGCAACTACGACTACGTCTTTGGGGGGGACCCGTATCCCGGCGCCGCGAACGTGGAGCTGGAGGTCGTGGACGGCCCGTTCCGCGTGCCGAGCCGCACCGCCGCCGACACCGCGGTTCCCGTCGACCCCATCTTGCTGATGCACGGCGACGTGCCGGTGTACGGCTACCGCCTCGGCCGCTTCGCGTACCTGACGGACGCGAGTGCCATCCCCGAGGCCAGCTACGAGCAACTGCAGGGCATCGACACGCTCGTCCTCGACGGCCTCCGCCCCCGGCCGCACCCCACCCATTTCTCGTTCGACGAGGCCGTGGCCGCCGCCCGCCGCATCGGAGCACGCGAGACGTACCTCGTCCACATGACCCACGACGTGCGCCACGCCGAGGCGGAGGCCGCCCTCCCCGACGACGTCCACCTCGCCCACGACGGGCTCACGCTGGAGGTGCCGGCGTACGATTCTGCCGGGCAGGACGAGCGGTGA